A region of the Methylobacterium nodulans ORS 2060 genome:
CGTGGTGGACGGTGGGTACAAGGCCCGTTTCATTGAGGCGGTTCAGGCTGGCACGAGCCGTGTCGTGGAAGTGGTCGTACGGCCGCAATTTGGGAAGGGCTTTGTGCTTCTGCCGAAACGATGGCGGATTGAGCAAAGCATCGGCGCTCTCACGGTGTCGCGCCGTCTCAAGCTGGATTACGATACGCTGCTTCACATCTCGGCGGCGGCTATGCTTTTCGCCTCTATAACTCGGCTTCTCGCGTCAATCACTATGAAATGACCCTTTCCCAACGGACTCTTAGACATCAGCGCACAAGAGACGCGGCCTCTGCGGAGTGTGCAAGATCGCACAGAATAAGCAGTTCAAGGCGAGTTATCACAAACTTAGGATCTGCAGGGGGACGGCCTTATCCGGCAATCGCTGCAAAAAAGTGTGTATCCTGCCGTTCAACCGCTGTGGTTAATGTATTTTTAACCCTCATATGCGCCGGGGCCGCCCGCGGGGCCGCCCGGCCTGAGGTACTCCAAGATTAACTCCTAGATTAGGGGGAGTCGATGATGGACCTCATCGCAGGCCCGTGCCAGCGCGAGCCGTTGGCGGAGCCGGGAGATCCTGATGCATGCCTCAATGCGCCCGTTGGTGGAGAGCATCGGGCGACGGGAGCGGCAGCCATCACGGATGCGTTGGCCAAGCGCACGATCGACGTGATCGGAAGCGGCTGTATTCTGCTCCTGCTGGCGCCTCTTCTGGTGGTTGTCGCGATCGCTGTCCGAATGAGCAGCCCCGGGCCTGTCCTGTTTCGTCAGGCGCGCTACGGACAGGGCGGCAGGATCTTCTCGATTTGCAAGTTCCGGACGATGGTCGGGCCTTCGCCGCACCCGAGCGCCATTGGCGATCCTCACGACCACGAAGCGCGCCTTACCCCGCTGGGCCGCATCTTGCGTCGCTACTGCATCGACGAGCTTCCGCAGCTTTTCAATGTCCTCGCAGGCGACATGTCATTGGTTGGCCCGCGCGCCCATCCAGTCGGTCTTCACGTTCTCGAAGTTCCCTACGAAGATGTGGTGCCGAATTATCACCATCGTCACATTGTGAAGCCCGGCATGACCGGATTGGCGCAAGTCATGGGATTCTGCGGTATCGTTGACTCGTTCGAGCACGCCCGCACACGCCTCGCTTACGATGTTCTGTACATCCAGTTTCGGAATACCTACCTGGATATTGCACTTATAGGCTTTACCGGTTGGCGGTTCCTGCTGCGCGGCGGGCGCGGGGCCAGCACCTTTCCCACCCAGTGGTTCCTGCCGAAGCAGCCTGACGGCGCAGAGCCGCAAATCGCATCCCTGTCTGCACCGACCTTCTCGGCGGTTGCGACCAGATCGCCGGGCGGGATCACCAGGCCCGCCTACTAGAGGTATCCGTCGCATGACACGCACCGCCTGCGGGCGCACGGCCTTCCAGGTCATCCTCTCCTGTCGCGGCGTGTCTCCGACCAGAGTGTCTTGTGCCGACAGCCTGAACAGGTCCGCGGCGTCTTGATCGCCAAATTGCTCGATCAGGATCAGATATCACCAAAGGTGCACAGGAGCGCTGAAGTCTTCTCAGAATTATCGATGAATCTCTCGAGGCGACGCTTGACGAGCTGGTGCAGGAATAATCTCGCCGGGCGCGCCCCGATCGGAAGCAACACCACGGGTGTCCGACCACGCGAAGAGCCTCGATGCCACGAGGCGGCTTCATTGATCGACAGCAACGCGCAATGGAGATGGCGCACATGAAAGTCCTGATTCTCGCCGGAGGCCGCGGTACGCGCGCCTATCCCTATACCGATTACCTGCCCAAGCCGATGATGCCGGTCGGCGGAAAGCCGATTATCGTGCGGGTCATGCAGATTTTCGCGAATCAGGGGGTGACGGACTTCGTTCTGTCGCTGGGATACCGCAAAGAAATCATTCTCGACTACTTTGCCGGTCGTTCTCTCGGCTGGAATGTCGAGCTCGTCGACACCGGCGACGAGGCTGACACGGGCGACCGCGTTCGCCTTTGCCAAGATTACCTGGGCGACGAGTTCTTCGTCACCTACTCGGATGGGCTCTGCGACGTCGATCTCGACAAGCTGCGCGCCTTTCATCG
Encoded here:
- a CDS encoding sugar transferase, which encodes MMDLIAGPCQREPLAEPGDPDACLNAPVGGEHRATGAAAITDALAKRTIDVIGSGCILLLLAPLLVVVAIAVRMSSPGPVLFRQARYGQGGRIFSICKFRTMVGPSPHPSAIGDPHDHEARLTPLGRILRRYCIDELPQLFNVLAGDMSLVGPRAHPVGLHVLEVPYEDVVPNYHHRHIVKPGMTGLAQVMGFCGIVDSFEHARTRLAYDVLYIQFRNTYLDIALIGFTGWRFLLRGGRGASTFPTQWFLPKQPDGAEPQIASLSAPTFSAVATRSPGGITRPAY